The Chloroflexota bacterium DNA segment CGGATGGCGCCGAAGAGCTGCCCCGTCTTCAGTTCAAGCTCCTCCGCCATGGGCCGTAGGGACGCCTCCAGCGCCTCCTCTTCCCAATCGCCGACGGACTCCAGCCTCTCCGTGACCGCCGAGAGGGCTCCGAATGCCTGCTCAGGCGAGACGCCCTTCGGGACGAGGTCCTTCGCGGCGGGCGTCGGAAGACCCTCGAAGAAGAACGACAACAGAGCGGGCGCCTCATCCAACCGCTTCAACCGCTCCTGTATGAGCGGCGTCAATGTCGCCACATACTCAGCGTCGACGGGCCGTGCCACGCCGTCCGGCAGTCCGCTCTCGGCCTCGGGACGCTCCAGGAACGGCAGGATGCGCTCGGCGAGCTCTTTGGCGGGCAGTTGCCGGATGTAGAGGCCGTTCATCCATGTGAGCTTCTCGGCGTTGAAGATCGCCCCGGCCTTGCCCACGCGCTCCAGGTCAAAGTGCTCCACCAGCTCGTCGCGGGAGAACAACTCCGTGTGGTCGTCCAGCGACCAACCAAGGAGCGCCATGAAATTGGTCATCGCTTCCGGCAGGTAGCCACTGTTCTTGTATTCGAGGGTTGACGTTGCACCGTGGCGCTTCGACAACTTTGCGCGGTCCGGGCCCAGGATCATCGGCAGGTGCGCCAACACCGGCGGGTCCCAGCCGAGGGCGCGATACAGCAACACGTGGCGCGGTGCGCTCGGCAGCCACTCCTCCGCGCGCATGACGTGCGAGATCTGCATGAAGTGGTCGTCCACTACGTTGGCAAGGTGGTACGTCGGAAAGCCGTCGGACTTCAGGATGACGAAGTCGTCTATCAACGCCGGCTCGTAGGCAACGTCCCCGCGGATGAAGTCGTTGACGACGACCGTTCCGCTCTCGGTCGGGATGCGGAAGCGCACGACGTGCTTCTCCTCGGCAGCGCGGCGCTCGCGCTCCTCGGCGGTGAGTGCGGTCAGGCAGTGGCGGTCGTAGCCGGGAGGCTGCTGGTTGCGCTGCTGCTCTTTCCGCATCGCGTCAAGCCGCTCCGGCGAGCAGAAGCACGGGTAGGCGGCGCCGTTTGCCAGCAACGTGTCGACGGCCTCGCGGTACAGCGCCAGCCGCTCCGACTGGATGTACGGGCCGTAGTCGCCGTGGCTGCCCCCGCGTTCGCTCTCCGGGCCTTCGTCCCAATCGAGCCCCAGCCAGCGCAGCGACGCCAGGATCGAGTCCAGCGCGCCCTCCACCTTGCGCTCCTGGTCCGTGTCCTCGATGCGCAAGACGAAGGAGCCGCCCGAGTGCCGCGCGAACAGCCAGTTGAACAGCGCCGTCCTGATGTTCCCGATGTGGGGTTCACCCGTAGGACTCGGCGCGAACCGGACTCTGACCGTGTCTGCCATAGACCAATTACCTCCTCTTGCATTGTAGCAGAGTGCCCGAATGCCAAAGGAAAGGTGTTGTTACGGCGCGTTCAAGGGCGATGCCCAATGGGTGGTGTTGACGGCAACGCGGAAGTAAGATTGCGGAAGGCGGGCATGACCTGCCGGAAAGCGGTGCAAGATACTATGAAGAGACACCTTGACCTGCGAAGGCTTCTGGGCCCCTGGCTTGTTGTACTTTCCCTCGCCGTTGCTGTCCTTGCGATTGCCTCCTGCGGAGGCGACACGCCGGCCAAACCGGTAACCGATTCCGAGGAAGCGCTTGTGAGGTCAGAGGTGGAAGACCGCTCATTCCGCCAATTCGAGCCCTCCGTGGACGGTGACCCGCGAAAGGGCGTCGTCGTCGACTTCACGGACGGCTTCCGCTTGTGGGCACAGTACGCGGAAGGCGCGAACGCGGTGAACGAGTGGGAAATCGTCTCGGACGAGTACAGCTTCCAGAAGCACGGCTCTATCTCGGAAATCACCGTTAACTTCTCACAACCGCGCTCTTCCCAGACGCTGCCCACCATGTGCACAGACTGCATTGACACCGCTGGCGTGTCCGTCTCCATCGAGAGCGTCATAAGCACCACGAACATCAAATTCAAGATCAACGACCCGAACAACGTCCTCCCCTCGCCCTTCCCGGTCTTCGACTCGTGGACCAAGTTCGAGGAGGGGGAGATCGTCAACGGCGGTTAGGGCGCCGACCGATCGACGAAAAGACCCTGCCGCCCCAAGCGATGTCCCGCGGCGCTCTGCTATGATGAATGCAGTACTCATAGGAGCAGCCCGTGCCCCCAGAACGTCGACTGCCTGAATGGTTCCGGGTGCCCGCCCCCGGCGGCCCCAACTACCTCCGTCTGCGCAGCCTCGTGCTCAACGGCGGCCTCCACACCGTCTGCCAGGAAGCTCACTGTCCCAACATCGGCGACTGCTGGGACCGCGGCACCGCAACCTTCATGATTCTCGGCGACATCTGCACTTGGCGCTGCCACTACTGCGCTGTCACCACCGGCCGCCCGCTCGCCCTCGACCTCGGAGAACCGGCGCGCCTCGCCGAGACCGTCCGCCAGCTCGGCCTCGGCCACTGCGTCATCACCTCCGTCACCCGCGAGGACCTGCCCGACGGCGGCGCGTCCGTCTTCGCCGAGTGCATCGAGCGCATCCACGCCGCGCTGCCCGGCTGCACCGTCGAGGTGCTCATCCCCGACTTCAAGGGTGATGACGACGCCCTCCACACCGTCCTCGACGCGGGCCCCGCTGTCCTCAACCACAACATCGAGACCGTCCGCCCCGTCTTCCGCCGCGTCCGCCCCAAGGGCGGCTACGACCGCTCCCTCCGCCTCCTGCGCCGCTCAACGGAGATGGCCCCGCACATCCCCACCAAGTCCGGCATCATGGTCGGCCTCGGCGAGACGGAGGGCGACATCCGCGACACGATGGCCGACCTGCGTGAGGCCGGCTGCCGGCTCCTGACCATCGGCCAGTACCTCCGGCCGTCCAAGCTGCACTGGAAGCTTGAGCGCTTCTACACCCCGCAGGAGTTCGAGGCCCTCGCCGCCCTCGGCCGCACGATGGGCTTCGCGCACGTCGCCTCCGGCCCCCTGGTCCGCAGCTCCTACCACGCCGACGAGCAGGCGGCCGCGGCGAAGGGCGGGTAATGCAAGACGATTCCAGCACGTCTCAGATAGCGGATAGTGTGCGCATCAGGCTCCTCGACGCCGAAGTTGCGGAGTGGATCAGGGAGGATTGGCGCGTCGAGTCCCGTAGTAACTTTCAGGCTGTAATGGTCTCCGGGCGGCGGGTAAACCATCTGCTTCACCTTGTGCTTGCCCTTGTAACGGCGGGCCTGTGGATATTCGTATGGATCGCGCTGGTTCTCACCGGCGGCGAAAACCGTGAGCTCCTGTTGGTGGACATTTATGGGCTAATCAGCAGTGAGGAAGTCTAGACAGGCTGCCGATTTACCCTTCTAAGGGCTACTATAAGCGGAAGAGTCTGCCGCACTGAGCGGCATACCCATTGGACACGCCGGCGGTTTCGGGTGATGGGAGGGGTTGACAAGGTTATGAAGATATTGTATCTTTTACGTAAGGCGTAAAAATAATAGCTGGATTCAGGGGCCGCAAGACGCTCCAGTTCTTTCAGGGGCAGGACGTCCGGGAGTTCCGGGGCTTTGCCAGGCAGGCCATCAGAAGGTTGACCATGTTGGACAACGCGGAGACGCTCAGGGATCTTGCAGGCCTCGGCAGCAACAGGCTGGAACGCCTCTCGGGAGATCGGAATGGTCAATACAGCATCCGGATCAACCAGCAGTGGC contains these protein-coding regions:
- a CDS encoding type II toxin-antitoxin system RelE/ParE family toxin, encoding MIAGFRGRKTLQFFQGQDVREFRGFARQAIRRLTMLDNAETLRDLAGLGSNRLERLSGDRNGQYSIRINQQWRICFQWGETGPYDVEIVDYHR
- the gltX gene encoding glutamate--tRNA ligase, translated to MADTVRVRFAPSPTGEPHIGNIRTALFNWLFARHSGGSFVLRIEDTDQERKVEGALDSILASLRWLGLDWDEGPESERGGSHGDYGPYIQSERLALYREAVDTLLANGAAYPCFCSPERLDAMRKEQQRNQQPPGYDRHCLTALTAEERERRAAEEKHVVRFRIPTESGTVVVNDFIRGDVAYEPALIDDFVILKSDGFPTYHLANVVDDHFMQISHVMRAEEWLPSAPRHVLLYRALGWDPPVLAHLPMILGPDRAKLSKRHGATSTLEYKNSGYLPEAMTNFMALLGWSLDDHTELFSRDELVEHFDLERVGKAGAIFNAEKLTWMNGLYIRQLPAKELAERILPFLERPEAESGLPDGVARPVDAEYVATLTPLIQERLKRLDEAPALLSFFFEGLPTPAAKDLVPKGVSPEQAFGALSAVTERLESVGDWEEEALEASLRPMAEELELKTGQLFGAIRAAVTGRAVSPPLFATMVALGRERCMDALRNAAGTLR
- the lipA gene encoding lipoyl synthase codes for the protein MPPERRLPEWFRVPAPGGPNYLRLRSLVLNGGLHTVCQEAHCPNIGDCWDRGTATFMILGDICTWRCHYCAVTTGRPLALDLGEPARLAETVRQLGLGHCVITSVTREDLPDGGASVFAECIERIHAALPGCTVEVLIPDFKGDDDALHTVLDAGPAVLNHNIETVRPVFRRVRPKGGYDRSLRLLRRSTEMAPHIPTKSGIMVGLGETEGDIRDTMADLREAGCRLLTIGQYLRPSKLHWKLERFYTPQEFEALAALGRTMGFAHVASGPLVRSSYHADEQAAAAKGG